From candidate division KSB1 bacterium, the proteins below share one genomic window:
- a CDS encoding right-handed parallel beta-helix repeat-containing protein — protein sequence MSRLSLKAPAYALRPWLAILSLVSVQAGRELQAGEVQGPVSGVWKASEGPYRVVGDISVPAGQTLRLLPGVVVEFAENHNFAVYGRLIVQGKADSQVVFRAAAGSQASWGSIRFDSPRDSSSLHYAVIERAMTGISVRASRLSLQHVTFRQNVNGLDCVEGSRVWIGASRFEDNTNTALRASETYLYLRHCIFRGNSTGGIESAVILVNCPEAAIVQCEFFDNPTAAVEVQEGGRILLAHNTAAYNGYGFIVAYNDSSHITGNALCYNRVGLALEMTTPRIEYNDVWGNTEANYLAPPPGVGEPVATNANGTPCDAFGNISVDPAFVAPTARDFRLFAYSPLVDAGDPSNPASVWYAGAGPDIGAQELGSVVPVELVSFRWSGDHLEWQTESEANNWGFRVERSSDALTWETIGFVPGQGTTDRPHLYTFSDPNPTGSVLYYRLVQMDFSGGCRVYGPLRVETQLPPVPVLCVYPNPANPSATVLVRLFASPQEPGPGTIEILDPRGRRVYCWEISGKSAKPLLLRWLGQDEKGRALPSGVYTVVLRLAGHQEVRKLTLLR from the coding sequence ATGAGCAGGCTGTCGCTCAAGGCGCCGGCCTATGCCCTGCGGCCATGGCTGGCAATTTTGTCGCTCGTCTCCGTCCAGGCCGGCAGGGAACTGCAAGCCGGAGAAGTACAGGGTCCGGTGTCTGGAGTCTGGAAGGCATCCGAGGGCCCGTATCGGGTGGTTGGAGATATCTCTGTCCCTGCGGGCCAGACCCTGCGCCTCTTGCCAGGCGTAGTGGTCGAGTTCGCCGAAAACCACAACTTCGCCGTTTACGGGCGGCTGATCGTCCAGGGGAAAGCAGACTCGCAGGTGGTTTTCCGGGCCGCCGCAGGATCCCAGGCCAGCTGGGGCAGCATCCGCTTCGATTCGCCCAGGGATTCGAGCTCTTTGCATTATGCGGTGATCGAGCGGGCGATGACCGGCATCAGCGTCCGAGCCTCCCGGCTCAGCCTTCAGCACGTGACCTTCCGCCAGAACGTGAACGGGCTCGACTGCGTGGAGGGCTCGCGCGTCTGGATTGGGGCAAGCCGGTTCGAAGACAACACGAATACGGCCCTGCGCGCAAGCGAGACCTATCTCTACCTGCGCCACTGCATTTTCCGGGGAAACTCCACCGGCGGGATCGAGTCGGCCGTGATCCTGGTCAACTGCCCGGAAGCGGCCATCGTGCAGTGCGAGTTCTTCGACAATCCAACTGCTGCCGTGGAGGTGCAGGAGGGAGGCAGAATTCTCCTCGCCCACAATACCGCTGCTTACAACGGCTACGGCTTCATCGTCGCCTACAACGATAGCAGCCACATTACCGGCAACGCCCTCTGCTACAACCGCGTCGGTCTGGCGCTTGAGATGACCACCCCCAGGATCGAGTACAACGACGTGTGGGGAAACACCGAGGCAAATTACCTCGCACCGCCCCCGGGAGTTGGCGAACCGGTCGCGACGAACGCGAATGGCACCCCATGCGACGCATTCGGCAACATCTCGGTTGACCCCGCCTTTGTGGCCCCTACGGCCCGGGATTTCCGTCTGTTCGCGTACAGCCCCCTGGTGGACGCGGGCGATCCTTCCAACCCCGCGTCCGTGTGGTACGCAGGAGCGGGACCCGACATCGGGGCCCAGGAACTGGGAAGTGTGGTGCCGGTGGAGCTGGTCTCGTTCCGCTGGTCCGGTGATCACCTCGAGTGGCAAACCGAAAGTGAGGCCAACAACTGGGGATTTCGTGTCGAACGCAGTTCCGATGCCCTCACCTGGGAAACCATCGGCTTTGTGCCAGGGCAAGGCACAACCGACCGACCCCACCTTTACACCTTCTCGGACCCCAACCCGACCGGGTCGGTTCTCTACTACAGGCTTGTGCAGATGGACTTCAGTGGAGGCTGTAGAGTCTACGGGCCTCTGCGGGTGGAGACTCAGCTTCCTCCGGTCCCCGTCCTCTGCGTGTACCCGAATCCTGCCAATCCCTCTGCGACGGTGCTGGTTCGCCTGTTTGCGAGTCCACAGGAGCCCGGTCCGGGAACGATCGAGATCCTCGATCCGCGCGGCCGCCGGGTCTACTGCTGGGAAATCAGCGGGAAGTCCGCCAAGCCCTTGCTCTTGCGCTGGCTTGGTCAGGACGAGAAGGGGCGCGCCCTTCCTTCGGGTGTCTACACCGTCGTGTTGCGGCTGGCGGGGCACCAGGAGGTACGCAAGTTAACCCTATTGCGTTAG
- a CDS encoding sugar-binding protein: MSTRLVRLASILTMGAALMGCGRSPRSYHFVLVPKSLGNPYWFAAEQGMRKAAEELGVKAEFLGTVRADVADQASLIESLIAKRVDGIAVSPNDPDGLREVIDRAVQAGIPVITFDSDAPNSRRLCYVGTDNYRAGREAGKQMLRFLGTRGKYGIITGGLGALNLNERIRGFRDVLQEANADLQEIAVEACDDDPDIALQKMENVTRARPDLNAWFVTGCWAVVAPKKTFLAALGNRQDVVVIGFDVLKESLLLVKEGAVHALIGQRPFEMGYRSVYILYDIVARGKKPEQTIIDTGVDIVTRENVDAFLTRIGEP, encoded by the coding sequence ATGAGCACCAGGCTGGTCCGTCTGGCGTCGATTCTGACCATGGGCGCGGCCTTAATGGGTTGCGGCAGGTCGCCAAGGTCCTACCACTTCGTGCTGGTACCGAAGTCCCTCGGCAACCCGTACTGGTTTGCTGCGGAGCAGGGGATGCGCAAGGCTGCCGAGGAGCTTGGGGTTAAGGCAGAGTTCCTCGGCACGGTGCGCGCCGACGTGGCCGATCAGGCCAGCCTGATCGAGTCGCTGATCGCCAAGCGGGTAGACGGCATCGCGGTTTCCCCCAACGATCCCGACGGTCTGCGGGAGGTGATTGACCGCGCAGTGCAGGCGGGGATCCCCGTGATCACCTTCGACTCGGATGCGCCGAACAGCCGCCGCCTCTGCTACGTGGGCACCGACAACTACCGAGCCGGGCGAGAGGCCGGAAAGCAGATGCTCCGCTTCCTTGGGACCCGGGGCAAATACGGCATCATCACTGGCGGACTGGGCGCGTTGAACCTGAACGAGCGCATCCGGGGATTCCGCGATGTTCTCCAGGAAGCCAACGCAGACCTGCAGGAGATCGCCGTGGAGGCCTGCGATGACGACCCGGACATCGCCCTCCAGAAGATGGAAAATGTGACGCGCGCACGGCCCGATCTCAACGCCTGGTTCGTCACCGGATGCTGGGCCGTGGTGGCCCCCAAGAAGACGTTCCTGGCCGCCCTTGGCAACCGCCAGGACGTCGTGGTGATCGGCTTTGACGTGCTCAAGGAGTCTCTCCTCCTCGTCAAGGAGGGGGCCGTCCACGCCCTCATTGGCCAGCGGCCCTTCGAAATGGGGTACCGAAGCGTGTACATCCTGTACGACATCGTCGCCCGGGGCAAGAAACCCGAACAAACGATCATCGACACGGGAGTAGACATCGTGACGCGCGAAAATGTCGACGCCTTCCTGACGAGGATTGGAGAGCCGTGA
- a CDS encoding ABC transporter permease, with amino-acid sequence MVERLRNLQPQALGVLAALVAMVLFLSIATPHFRTAENIFSVFRNFSFVAILAIGETLVIISAGIDLSVGSILGLSGCLAALAMRTGWPDVAAVAAGLLCGTLLGLTNGLLVTAVKLPPFIVTLGTLSIARGLAYVVTRGWPISGFSDGFMWLGQGSLWLVPVPVVVMFGFAGLVSFLLRHTVWGRQLYAIGGNEEAARLSGVHVSRVKVIAYALSGFSAALTGLLLMARLGVSQSVAGQGYELDAIAASVIGGTSLMGGQGTVSGVIIGAAVMGVLRNGLVLLGVSAFWQQVALGAVIILAVAMDRLRS; translated from the coding sequence ATGGTGGAGCGGCTACGGAATCTGCAACCGCAGGCTCTTGGGGTCCTGGCGGCCCTGGTGGCGATGGTCCTTTTCCTGTCGATTGCTACGCCCCACTTTCGTACCGCCGAGAATATCTTCAGCGTCTTCCGGAACTTCTCCTTCGTCGCGATTCTGGCCATTGGGGAAACGCTGGTCATCATCAGCGCCGGGATTGACCTCTCGGTCGGTTCGATCCTTGGCCTATCGGGATGTCTTGCCGCTCTGGCTATGCGTACGGGGTGGCCCGACGTAGCCGCAGTGGCGGCGGGCCTGCTTTGCGGCACCTTATTGGGGCTCACGAACGGCCTCCTGGTTACAGCCGTCAAGCTTCCGCCTTTCATCGTCACCCTCGGCACTCTGAGCATCGCTCGCGGTCTTGCCTACGTGGTGACGCGGGGGTGGCCGATCTCGGGCTTCTCGGACGGGTTCATGTGGTTAGGACAGGGCTCGCTGTGGCTTGTGCCTGTTCCGGTCGTGGTGATGTTCGGGTTTGCGGGCCTTGTGTCCTTTCTTCTGCGCCACACGGTTTGGGGACGGCAGCTCTACGCCATTGGAGGCAACGAGGAGGCCGCACGCCTGTCCGGGGTCCACGTCTCGCGGGTGAAGGTGATCGCTTACGCCCTCTCCGGATTCAGCGCGGCCCTGACCGGTCTTCTCCTCATGGCCCGGCTGGGCGTGTCCCAGTCGGTGGCAGGCCAGGGGTACGAGCTGGACGCCATCGCCGCATCGGTGATCGGCGGGACGAGCCTGATGGGGGGACAGGGCACGGTTTCGGGGGTGATCATCGGCGCGGCGGTCATGGGGGTGCTGCGCAACGGCCTCGTGCTACTGGGCGTCTCGGCCTTCTGGCAGCAGGTGGCCCTCGGCGCCGTCATTATCTTGGCCGTGGCGATGGACAGGCTGCGGAGCTAA
- a CDS encoding DUF2007 domain-containing protein — protein sequence MRLWGWGSGPWAGECNCRRDILAKLVEVYSARSEGEARMIWGLLESHGIRCTMAGEAVSVGKEAGEGKQASTRIRLLVPFNEVEKAQKVLELLSQ from the coding sequence GTGCGCCTCTGGGGGTGGGGTAGTGGCCCTTGGGCAGGCGAGTGCAACTGCAGGAGGGATATTTTGGCCAAGCTGGTCGAGGTATACAGTGCCCGGAGCGAGGGGGAGGCGAGAATGATCTGGGGTCTGCTGGAGAGTCACGGGATCCGGTGCACCATGGCGGGCGAAGCGGTCAGCGTCGGAAAGGAGGCAGGGGAAGGTAAGCAGGCCTCGACGCGTATCCGCCTCCTCGTACCGTTCAACGAAGTGGAGAAGGCGCAGAAGGTCCTGGAGCTGCTGAGCCAGTAG
- a CDS encoding aminotransferase class I/II-fold pyridoxal phosphate-dependent enzyme has protein sequence MVKRVDLRSDTVTQPTEGMRRAIARAVVGDDVFGEDPTVNRLQEMVAEILGKEAALFVPSGTMANQVAIKSLTQPGDELICEASSHCYNFEGGGLAFNSGVQVYPIPGRHGVITAEEVENAVRAPYEHYPRTRVVAIENTHNHAGGTVFPLDEILRIRAVADRHGLLMHMDGARLWNASAATGISPADFARPFDTVCVCLSKGLGAPVGSVVASTKERIAQIRRYRRILGGGMRQVGILAAAGIYALEHHRDRLVEDHRRARRLAEALAELPGFELDLQTVQTNIVIVAVTHPQRDERWWVEALAAEGVLALPFGRRRLRFVTHLDVDDEGIDYAIRTLRKLAQS, from the coding sequence ATGGTCAAACGTGTCGATCTCCGCAGCGATACGGTTACCCAGCCGACCGAAGGCATGCGCCGGGCCATCGCCCGTGCCGTAGTGGGCGATGACGTATTCGGCGAGGATCCTACGGTCAACCGCCTTCAGGAGATGGTAGCCGAGATCCTGGGCAAAGAAGCCGCCCTGTTTGTGCCCAGCGGAACGATGGCCAATCAGGTGGCCATCAAGTCGCTGACCCAGCCGGGAGACGAGTTGATCTGCGAGGCCAGCTCCCACTGCTACAACTTCGAGGGAGGTGGTCTGGCCTTCAACTCCGGCGTGCAGGTCTATCCCATCCCTGGTCGGCACGGGGTAATTACCGCAGAGGAGGTGGAGAACGCCGTCCGCGCCCCCTACGAGCACTACCCGAGAACGCGGGTGGTAGCGATCGAGAACACACACAACCACGCGGGCGGAACCGTCTTCCCCCTCGACGAAATCCTCCGGATTCGTGCCGTGGCGGATAGGCACGGGTTACTCATGCACATGGACGGCGCACGTCTGTGGAACGCCTCGGCCGCGACCGGGATCTCGCCGGCCGACTTTGCTCGCCCCTTCGACACGGTGTGCGTGTGTCTGTCCAAGGGCCTCGGTGCCCCTGTCGGGTCGGTGGTGGCCAGCACGAAAGAGCGAATCGCCCAGATCCGACGCTACCGGCGCATCCTGGGTGGCGGGATGCGCCAAGTGGGGATTCTGGCGGCGGCTGGCATCTACGCCTTGGAGCACCACCGGGATCGCCTGGTCGAGGACCACCGGCGGGCCCGCCGATTGGCGGAAGCTCTGGCCGAGCTTCCGGGTTTCGAGCTCGATCTCCAGACCGTGCAGACCAACATTGTGATCGTCGCGGTCACCCATCCGCAGCGCGACGAGCGCTGGTGGGTAGAGGCCCTCGCCGCCGAGGGGGTGCTGGCTCTCCCGTTCGGCCGGCGCCGCCTCCGCTTCGTCACCCACCTCGATGTGGACGACGAAGGGATCGACTACGCGATCCGGACCTTGCGGAAACTGGCGCAATCGTAG
- the rpsU gene encoding 30S ribosomal protein S21, which produces MIQVIVGENESLDSALNRFRRKCEQAKLLQDIKRTSHYVKPSEQRRIEARKALRRLRRKMQKINQLSS; this is translated from the coding sequence GTGATTCAGGTGATCGTTGGCGAGAACGAGAGCCTCGACAGTGCCCTGAACCGCTTCCGAAGGAAGTGCGAGCAGGCCAAACTGCTGCAGGACATAAAGCGCACTTCGCACTACGTCAAGCCTTCCGAGCAACGGCGCATTGAGGCGAGGAAGGCTCTGCGGCGTCTACGGCGGAAGATGCAGAAGATCAATCAGCTGTCCTCGTAA
- a CDS encoding RNA polymerase sigma factor RpoD/SigA, with protein MAKKRRPSENRTRQSIEKYLEEIGNYSPLSPEEEIELARRIRKGDEEALEKLVKANLRFVISVAKEYQGQGLPLQDLISEGNLGLIKAAQRFDETRGFKFISYAVWWIRQSILQALAEQSRVVRLPLNRVGAINKVGRALEQLEKEFGREPSMEELADKMEMTAYEVADVLKTSARHLSLDEPFDEEDGNSLLDVIESDRYDPPDAGLMRESLRQEIEKVLKTLKPREAEIIKLYFGLEGDRPLTLEEIGEYFQLTRERVRQIKEKALRRLRHRSRLEPLRKYLG; from the coding sequence ATGGCGAAGAAAAGGAGACCATCCGAGAATCGCACGCGGCAGTCCATTGAGAAGTACCTGGAGGAGATCGGCAATTACTCGCCTCTCTCCCCCGAGGAGGAGATCGAGCTTGCCCGGCGCATCCGCAAGGGCGACGAGGAGGCGCTGGAGAAGCTCGTCAAGGCCAACCTCCGCTTTGTGATCAGCGTCGCCAAGGAGTATCAGGGGCAAGGATTACCCCTTCAGGACCTGATCAGCGAGGGCAACCTGGGCCTGATCAAGGCGGCCCAGCGGTTCGATGAAACCCGCGGCTTCAAATTCATCTCCTACGCGGTGTGGTGGATCCGTCAGTCGATCCTCCAAGCCTTGGCCGAGCAGTCGCGCGTAGTACGCCTGCCGCTCAACCGGGTCGGGGCCATCAATAAGGTGGGACGGGCCCTGGAGCAGCTGGAGAAGGAGTTCGGCCGCGAGCCCAGTATGGAAGAGCTGGCCGATAAGATGGAGATGACGGCCTACGAGGTAGCCGATGTCCTCAAGACCTCGGCCCGCCACCTCTCCCTTGATGAGCCATTCGACGAAGAGGACGGAAACAGCCTCCTCGACGTGATCGAGAGCGATCGGTACGACCCGCCGGACGCCGGGCTGATGCGCGAGTCGCTGCGTCAGGAGATTGAGAAGGTGCTCAAGACCCTCAAGCCGCGCGAGGCAGAGATCATCAAGCTCTACTTCGGGCTCGAAGGGGACCGGCCCCTAACGCTGGAGGAGATCGGCGAATACTTCCAGCTCACGCGCGAGCGGGTGCGGCAAATTAAGGAGAAGGCCCTCCGCCGGCTCCGTCACCGCTCGCGCCTGGAGCCTCTCCGGAAGTACCTGGGCTGA
- a CDS encoding SoxR reducing system RseC family protein, whose translation MRERGIVISTQGSVAAVRFVKSKACEGCRACQAFGEGSAILDVQNEVDARPGDVVEVEIPPRRVLEASFLVFLVPVMSLIAGYFLAVSSLHLPEGGAVAVAFACLGASFLGLRLYDRRVARRKTYNGFIVRKILADELDGGSTS comes from the coding sequence ATGCGTGAGCGAGGAATCGTCATCTCCACGCAGGGCTCGGTGGCGGCCGTGCGCTTTGTGAAGAGCAAAGCCTGCGAGGGTTGTCGCGCCTGCCAGGCCTTCGGCGAGGGAAGCGCCATTCTCGACGTGCAGAACGAAGTGGACGCGCGCCCGGGCGACGTGGTCGAGGTGGAAATCCCGCCCCGACGGGTGCTGGAGGCCTCGTTCCTGGTTTTCCTTGTCCCCGTAATGTCCCTGATCGCCGGTTACTTTCTGGCCGTGAGTTCCCTGCACCTCCCGGAGGGAGGTGCCGTGGCCGTCGCTTTTGCGTGCCTTGGAGCATCCTTCCTGGGTCTCCGACTCTACGACCGCCGGGTGGCCCGACGAAAAACCTACAACGGATTTATCGTGCGCAAGATCCTGGCCGACGAACTGGACGGAGGATCCACCAGCTGA
- the porU gene encoding type IX secretion system sortase PorU codes for MSFRSRLLLGALLPLLSGVLVLPLARAQTAIVSSSNREILLEVGFRGWRTDTLHFGEETFQLVYPEETDLSAPPGHPLIPQRTLLLAIPPEAEPSVTVEEIALEAERAGVVLAPQPRGGRSVEGLGPIASYARDAETYTRQAWYPEDWIVHREVGRVRQQQVLRLSVAALRYQPAKGRLQLARKLRIRVDLGSLGEQEKGNAPNDPLIARLVLNPEQAARWQIPRPPSALRKQASPLSQGPWYKLLVRKEGIYKLDGQTLQKAGVDISSIHIPTLRIYNNGGKELPRSLSDPRPDSLIENAILVVDGGDGRFDPGDYILFYGRGVSGWQYDSSSRKWQHYVNHYTYDNIYWLTWGGTAPGRRMRLIPSANDLPGVSPRQTYRERVFLEEEIVNPLHSGIEWLGREFVQTPPTGRSRDFSLDLSGAVSQDTAIVRVQVGAYVTAIHTFSVQLNGYPLGQTSFYTSSGEFSLSVVRKLIEAAMPGIVRDGTNTLTVSYSSSSEVGSGYLDWYELEYTRRLEARNNELLFTLPPQSPAVAAKVSGFTTQAVRLFDVSRFWDVREIVGLAWQGNSFTFVDTSSGLPEGKTYLAVAPDRYLNVERIVKDKPSNLRSGPRDVDLIIVTHEDFESQALQLQSLHRNWLDERLATEVVLVGDIFDEFSWGLLDPTAIRDFLRFAYENWGQPRFVLFFGDGDYDFKNLEATDQNWLPPYESPEQEEELSRTTDDWFVCVAGNDQLMDMAVGRIPVRSAEEAQQAVDKLIRYATEPVFGTWKNTLTMVADDELVARGEGNETIHTADGENIAENYFPSVFHVEKIYLTEYPAVRTAAYSGIAKPKATEALLERINSGTLVLNFIGHGAPHLWTHERLLLASRDFDKIQNDGRLSFWIAATCDFGRFDHPKEQSLSEQLVVAKNRGAVGVLSSTRLAYASENANFNRRFLRHLFEPYAATGKTACLGEALMWAKLAGISSVNDQKYNLLGDPALRLSAPALSVEIDSVRPDTIRALTRMTVSGVVRTRTGEIVDRPDGRVVVTVYDSRKLRKYRTEAGSLIQYYLPGNTVFRGSVRPQNGRFRVSFFVPKDITYGGTMGSVEAYYWDAVRDGSGSRRGIPVGGTAAGLADDEGPVIRVYRENRELLPGDLVTEGDLVRVEIADSLSGVNLTGDIGHKITIAFDDDPNTLQDVTDRFQYYEGSYVAGALEFALQGLPLGDHVLLVKAWDNSNNSTTYRLPFRLVQKGKLALRDVLNYPNPFSDRTDFTFFLNGEAWVRVRIFTLAGRMIYESEPQYCSGGFHWLPWDGRDADGQPVANGLYLYQVSAQNGQGEKAEAMGKLVVAR; via the coding sequence TTGAGCTTCCGGTCACGGCTACTCCTGGGGGCCTTACTTCCCCTCTTGTCCGGAGTCCTTGTGTTACCCCTCGCCCGGGCCCAGACAGCGATCGTTTCGAGCTCGAATCGGGAAATCCTCCTTGAGGTGGGATTTCGGGGCTGGCGTACGGATACCCTGCATTTCGGAGAGGAGACCTTCCAACTCGTCTACCCTGAGGAAACCGACCTTTCGGCTCCGCCCGGCCATCCCCTCATCCCACAGCGGACGCTCCTCCTGGCAATCCCTCCCGAAGCTGAGCCTTCGGTGACCGTGGAGGAGATCGCGCTTGAGGCGGAACGAGCGGGGGTGGTTCTGGCACCGCAGCCGCGGGGCGGTCGGTCCGTCGAGGGTCTGGGACCAATCGCCTCCTATGCCCGGGACGCGGAGACGTACACAAGGCAGGCCTGGTACCCTGAGGACTGGATTGTGCATCGGGAGGTCGGTCGCGTTCGCCAGCAGCAGGTTCTGCGCCTGAGTGTGGCCGCTCTCCGCTATCAACCTGCCAAGGGCCGCCTTCAGCTGGCCCGCAAGCTGCGGATCCGCGTAGACCTCGGCAGCTTAGGGGAACAGGAGAAGGGCAACGCGCCCAACGATCCTCTGATCGCCCGCCTGGTGCTGAACCCGGAGCAGGCTGCTCGGTGGCAGATCCCACGCCCGCCATCGGCTCTGCGAAAGCAAGCCTCCCCATTGAGCCAGGGTCCGTGGTACAAGCTGCTGGTACGCAAGGAAGGGATCTACAAGCTTGACGGCCAGACGCTCCAGAAGGCCGGTGTCGATATCAGTTCCATCCACATCCCCACCCTACGGATCTACAACAATGGCGGAAAGGAACTTCCGCGCTCGCTCTCCGATCCGCGGCCCGACAGCCTGATCGAGAACGCCATCTTGGTGGTTGACGGGGGCGACGGGCGCTTTGATCCAGGGGACTACATCCTGTTCTACGGTCGGGGCGTGAGCGGCTGGCAGTACGACAGCTCGTCCCGAAAATGGCAGCATTACGTGAACCACTACACCTACGACAACATCTACTGGCTCACCTGGGGGGGAACTGCCCCAGGCCGCCGTATGCGCCTGATCCCCTCCGCCAACGACCTTCCGGGCGTCAGTCCCCGCCAGACCTACCGCGAGCGCGTATTCCTCGAGGAAGAGATCGTCAATCCTCTCCACTCCGGGATCGAATGGTTGGGGCGTGAGTTTGTGCAGACCCCGCCCACAGGAAGAAGCCGGGACTTTAGCCTGGACCTTAGCGGGGCGGTATCTCAGGACACAGCCATCGTGCGCGTCCAGGTAGGGGCGTACGTGACGGCCATCCATACCTTCAGCGTGCAACTGAATGGCTATCCGCTGGGCCAGACCTCCTTCTACACGTCCAGTGGCGAGTTCAGCCTCAGCGTGGTGCGGAAGCTGATCGAGGCGGCAATGCCGGGCATCGTGCGCGACGGCACCAACACCCTCACCGTCTCCTACAGCTCCAGCTCGGAGGTCGGCAGCGGCTACCTGGACTGGTACGAGCTGGAGTACACCCGTCGCCTGGAGGCGCGCAACAACGAGCTGCTCTTCACGTTGCCCCCCCAATCCCCCGCTGTCGCCGCGAAGGTTTCGGGATTCACCACGCAGGCAGTCCGGCTCTTCGACGTCTCCCGCTTCTGGGACGTGCGCGAAATCGTAGGACTTGCCTGGCAGGGAAACAGCTTCACGTTCGTGGACACGAGTTCCGGTTTGCCGGAGGGGAAAACGTATCTTGCGGTTGCTCCTGACCGGTATCTGAACGTTGAGCGCATCGTGAAGGACAAGCCCAGTAACCTCCGCAGCGGCCCCCGCGACGTCGACCTGATCATCGTGACGCACGAGGATTTCGAGAGCCAGGCGCTTCAACTCCAGAGCCTACACCGGAACTGGCTGGACGAGCGACTGGCGACGGAAGTCGTGCTCGTGGGCGACATCTTCGACGAATTCTCCTGGGGCCTTCTGGATCCCACGGCTATCCGCGACTTCCTCCGGTTTGCCTACGAAAACTGGGGCCAACCCCGCTTTGTGCTCTTCTTTGGGGACGGCGACTACGACTTCAAGAATCTCGAAGCCACGGACCAGAACTGGTTACCCCCTTACGAGAGCCCGGAACAGGAAGAAGAACTCAGTCGCACGACGGACGACTGGTTTGTGTGCGTCGCCGGAAATGACCAGCTGATGGACATGGCGGTGGGGAGGATTCCGGTGCGCAGTGCCGAGGAGGCGCAGCAAGCTGTGGACAAGCTGATTCGCTACGCCACCGAGCCGGTCTTCGGCACCTGGAAAAATACCCTCACCATGGTCGCCGACGATGAGCTGGTCGCCCGTGGCGAAGGCAACGAGACCATCCACACCGCCGACGGAGAGAACATCGCCGAGAACTACTTCCCCTCTGTCTTCCACGTGGAGAAGATCTACCTTACAGAGTACCCGGCCGTACGTACCGCGGCCTACTCCGGCATTGCCAAGCCTAAGGCTACCGAGGCCCTGCTCGAGCGAATCAACAGCGGAACGCTGGTCCTGAATTTCATCGGACATGGTGCGCCTCATCTATGGACCCACGAGCGGCTTCTGTTGGCCTCGCGCGATTTCGACAAGATCCAGAACGACGGACGCCTCTCGTTTTGGATCGCCGCCACGTGCGACTTCGGTCGCTTCGACCACCCCAAGGAGCAGAGCCTCTCGGAGCAGCTGGTGGTAGCCAAGAATCGCGGAGCCGTGGGCGTGCTGTCCTCGACGCGTCTGGCCTATGCTTCGGAGAATGCCAACTTCAATCGCCGCTTTCTGCGCCACCTCTTCGAGCCCTACGCTGCGACGGGCAAGACCGCCTGCCTCGGCGAAGCCCTGATGTGGGCCAAGCTGGCGGGGATCAGCTCAGTGAACGACCAGAAGTACAACCTTTTGGGCGATCCGGCCCTCCGCCTTTCCGCGCCTGCCCTCAGCGTGGAGATCGACAGCGTGCGTCCGGACACCATCCGCGCTCTCACCCGGATGACGGTGAGCGGCGTGGTCCGAACCCGGACCGGCGAGATCGTGGACCGGCCCGACGGACGCGTGGTCGTGACCGTGTACGACTCCCGCAAACTCCGCAAGTACCGCACGGAAGCCGGCTCGCTGATCCAGTACTACCTGCCCGGAAACACCGTGTTCCGAGGCTCCGTCCGTCCGCAGAACGGCCGCTTTCGCGTGAGCTTCTTCGTGCCCAAGGACATCACCTACGGAGGCACAATGGGCTCCGTGGAGGCCTACTATTGGGACGCCGTCCGCGACGGCAGCGGTAGCCGCCGCGGTATACCCGTAGGCGGCACAGCAGCCGGCCTTGCTGATGATGAAGGGCCGGTCATCCGCGTCTATCGGGAGAACCGCGAGCTCTTGCCCGGCGACCTCGTCACCGAGGGAGACCTGGTCCGGGTCGAAATAGCCGACTCTCTTAGCGGCGTCAATCTTACCGGCGATATCGGCCACAAGATCACGATCGCTTTCGACGACGACCCGAACACCTTACAGGACGTGACCGACCGCTTCCAGTACTACGAAGGAAGCTACGTTGCCGGCGCACTCGAATTCGCGCTCCAAGGCTTGCCTTTGGGCGACCACGTTCTTCTGGTGAAAGCCTGGGACAATTCCAACAACTCCACAACCTACCGGTTGCCGTTCCGCCTGGTGCAGAAAGGGAAATTGGCTCTTCGAGATGTGTTGAACTACCCCAACCCCTTCTCGGACCGCACGGACTTCACATTCTTCCTGAACGGGGAGGCTTGGGTCCGGGTAAGGATTTTCACCCTGGCAGGTCGCATGATCTACGAGAGCGAGCCTCAGTACTGCAGCGGAGGCTTTCACTGGCTGCCCTGGGACGGGCGGGACGCCGACGGCCAACCGGTGGCAAACGGCCTGTACCTTTATCAGGTGAGCGCCCAGAACGGACAGGGGGAAAAGGCTGAGGCCATGGGCAAGCTCGTGGTCGCCCGATGA